In one Halorubrum sp. CBA1229 genomic region, the following are encoded:
- a CDS encoding YihY/virulence factor BrkB family protein yields the protein MTIAFGTARRVVDVAIDRQVTFLAAAIAYYAFVSLIPALLLLVVVATAVFGETIAGELVAAAGGFLTPAGEEAVAGAIGSAGGRTGASVLGVAVLLWSTLKVFRGLDTAFAELYGVKEPPDFVKQLTDAGSVVLGVGVGVGVMVVVGAFVAAADAVPAVEAVSILALPAFLAVAFLPMYYLLPQPRIGLREALPGAAVAAVGWTLLQAGFQLYAASAGQYQVYGVIGGVLLLVTWLYLAAVVVVVGGVVNVVLAGRDGASPASGAGLETGSTAVDHAADRQLQHDRDRPTGMNGESDGAGDAGDEERPEGAPDVAALQEEIARLRAEFDEFEDDVERRTVDKPAVESELKRYVRSRMRRGHARGWGPYLVLLYGTVLILGAFSFLDGLYAIAAMLILGLSTLGLYTLFIIVGIGLNLLETPGKALDYARDRGDD from the coding sequence ATGACCATCGCCTTCGGTACGGCGCGTCGCGTCGTCGACGTCGCGATCGACCGGCAGGTGACGTTCCTCGCCGCCGCGATCGCCTACTACGCGTTCGTCTCGCTGATCCCCGCGCTCCTGCTGCTCGTCGTCGTCGCGACCGCCGTCTTCGGCGAGACCATCGCCGGCGAGCTGGTGGCGGCGGCCGGCGGCTTCCTCACGCCCGCCGGCGAGGAGGCCGTCGCCGGCGCGATCGGCTCGGCGGGCGGTCGGACCGGCGCCAGCGTGCTCGGCGTGGCCGTGCTGCTGTGGTCGACGCTGAAGGTGTTCCGCGGGCTCGACACCGCGTTCGCCGAGCTGTACGGCGTCAAGGAGCCGCCGGACTTCGTGAAACAGCTCACCGACGCCGGCTCTGTCGTGCTCGGCGTGGGCGTGGGCGTCGGTGTGATGGTCGTCGTCGGCGCGTTCGTCGCGGCCGCCGACGCGGTCCCCGCCGTGGAAGCGGTTAGCATCCTCGCGCTGCCGGCCTTCCTCGCCGTCGCCTTCCTCCCGATGTACTACCTGCTCCCCCAGCCCCGCATCGGGCTCCGGGAGGCCCTCCCGGGCGCGGCCGTCGCCGCGGTCGGCTGGACGCTGCTGCAGGCCGGCTTCCAGCTGTACGCGGCGAGCGCCGGGCAGTATCAGGTGTACGGCGTCATCGGCGGGGTGCTGCTGCTCGTCACGTGGCTCTACCTCGCCGCCGTCGTCGTCGTGGTCGGCGGGGTCGTCAACGTCGTGCTGGCGGGTCGCGACGGGGCGTCCCCCGCGAGCGGCGCCGGCCTCGAGACCGGGTCGACCGCGGTCGACCACGCCGCGGACCGGCAGTTACAACACGACCGCGACCGACCCACGGGTATGAACGGCGAGTCGGACGGCGCGGGCGACGCCGGCGACGAGGAGCGGCCGGAGGGGGCGCCGGACGTCGCGGCGCTACAGGAGGAGATCGCGCGGCTGCGGGCGGAGTTCGACGAGTTCGAGGACGACGTCGAGCGGCGCACCGTCGACAAGCCCGCGGTGGAGTCAGAGCTGAAGCGCTACGTCCGGTCCCGGATGCGGCGCGGCCACGCCCGCGGCTGGGGACCGTACCTCGTGCTGCTGTACGGCACGGTGCTCATCTTAGGCGCGTTCTCCTTCCTCGACGGGCTCTACGCCATCGCCGCGATGCTCATCCTCGGGCTGTCGACGCTCGGGCTCTACACCCTCTTCATCATCGTCGGCATCGGCCTCAACCTGCTGGAGACGCCCGGGAAGGCGCTCGACTACGCCCGCGACCGGGGCGACGACTGA
- a CDS encoding phosphatase PAP2 family protein produces MTGLVAAERGLGETALVDALPEVVVVVFAAVTHLADPWFLFGLLAVAYWFGSDRIAAAPRRAGATAIAAVTCAYAAVALGKAWFAVPRPPGAMGPVDVPAWLPALLTGWYEAQVLSDGFGFPSGHATGGAAAYLALALLYDRASTGERRLLAAGAVAVAVAASRVVIEVHYLVDVLAGLCLGGVVVVGALWLAGDPRFRGRNASRVDRREPTAALDPTPAFLLAAVVSLAAAGVAFAAGHTGEVVEAGIGIATGVGGAAGWRLVSGDEPAVPVRIAVPALAVTGALWVGAYALADSLVVTLAATTAAVVAVVALPALPERIEAISSDRS; encoded by the coding sequence GTGACCGGACTCGTCGCCGCGGAGCGCGGTCTCGGCGAGACCGCCCTCGTCGACGCGCTCCCCGAGGTCGTCGTCGTCGTCTTCGCGGCCGTCACCCACCTCGCCGACCCGTGGTTCCTCTTCGGGCTGCTGGCGGTCGCCTACTGGTTCGGGAGCGACCGGATCGCGGCCGCGCCGCGCCGCGCCGGCGCGACCGCCATCGCCGCCGTCACCTGCGCGTACGCCGCCGTCGCGCTCGGCAAGGCGTGGTTCGCCGTCCCCCGACCGCCGGGGGCGATGGGCCCCGTCGACGTGCCCGCGTGGCTCCCCGCTCTGCTCACCGGGTGGTACGAGGCGCAGGTGCTCTCCGACGGCTTCGGCTTCCCCAGCGGCCACGCCACCGGCGGCGCGGCGGCGTACCTCGCGCTGGCGCTGCTGTACGACCGCGCCTCGACCGGCGAGAGGCGGCTGCTCGCGGCCGGCGCCGTCGCCGTCGCGGTCGCCGCCTCGCGGGTGGTGATCGAGGTCCACTACCTCGTCGACGTGCTCGCCGGGCTCTGCCTCGGCGGGGTGGTCGTGGTCGGCGCGCTGTGGCTCGCGGGCGACCCTCGCTTCCGCGGGCGGAACGCCTCGCGGGTGGACCGCCGCGAGCCGACCGCCGCGCTCGACCCCACGCCGGCGTTCCTGCTGGCCGCGGTCGTCTCGCTCGCGGCGGCCGGCGTCGCGTTCGCCGCCGGGCACACCGGCGAGGTCGTCGAGGCGGGGATCGGGATCGCCACCGGGGTCGGCGGCGCGGCGGGCTGGCGGCTCGTCTCCGGGGACGAGCCCGCTGTCCCGGTCCGGATCGCCGTCCCGGCGCTCGCCGTCACCGGCGCGCTCTGGGTCGGCGCGTACGCGCTCGCCGACTCGCTCGTCGTCACGCTGGCCGCGACCACCGCGGCGGTCGTCGCCGTGGTCGCGCTGCCGGCGCTGCCGGAGCGGATCGAGGCGATATCGAGCGATCGGAGCTGA
- the glnA gene encoding type I glutamate--ammonia ligase has protein sequence MTDEQAKPDGGLTAEEQAVLDEIEEENVDFLRLQFTDILGVVKNVSVPAHQAEKAFTEGIYFDGSSIEGFVRIQESDMRLVPDPDTFAVLPWRSDGNGDSGAARLICDIVDTDGEPFAGGPRQVLKSVLAEAEEMGYSVSIGPEPEFFLFEKDDDGNATTIPHDNGGYFDLAPKDLASDVRKEIIFTLEEMGFEIEASHHEVAEGQHEINFKYDDALTTADNIATFRAVVRAVAEQHDLHATFMPKPIANINGSGMHSHISLFDEDGNAFADNDDEFNLSETAYQFMGGILNHAKAFTAVTNPTVNSYKRLVPGYEAPIYVAWSDTNRSALVRVPDAAGVSARFEVRSPDPSCNPYLGMASLIAAGLDGIKTGADPGDPVREDIYEFDEEKREEYGIETLPPNLGAAVEELETDEVLQEALGPHTSEKFAEAKSQEFSEYLTQVSQWEEDRYLETF, from the coding sequence ATGACGGACGAACAAGCGAAACCGGACGGCGGCCTCACGGCCGAAGAACAGGCGGTACTCGACGAGATCGAAGAAGAGAACGTCGACTTCCTGCGGCTCCAGTTCACCGACATCCTCGGCGTCGTGAAGAACGTCTCCGTGCCGGCCCACCAGGCCGAGAAGGCGTTCACCGAGGGCATCTACTTCGACGGCTCCTCCATCGAGGGGTTCGTGCGCATCCAGGAGTCGGACATGCGGCTCGTCCCCGACCCCGACACGTTCGCGGTGCTCCCGTGGCGGAGCGACGGGAACGGCGACAGCGGCGCCGCGCGGCTCATCTGTGACATCGTCGACACCGACGGCGAGCCGTTCGCCGGCGGCCCGCGTCAGGTCCTCAAGAGCGTCCTCGCGGAGGCCGAGGAGATGGGCTACTCCGTCTCCATCGGCCCCGAGCCGGAGTTCTTCCTGTTCGAGAAGGACGACGACGGGAACGCGACGACGATCCCCCACGACAACGGCGGCTACTTCGACCTCGCGCCGAAGGACCTCGCGTCCGACGTCCGCAAGGAGATCATCTTCACGCTAGAGGAGATGGGCTTCGAGATCGAGGCCTCGCACCACGAGGTCGCCGAGGGGCAACACGAGATCAACTTCAAGTACGACGACGCGCTCACGACCGCGGACAACATCGCGACGTTCCGCGCCGTCGTCCGCGCGGTGGCCGAGCAGCACGACCTCCACGCGACGTTCATGCCCAAGCCGATCGCCAACATCAACGGCTCGGGGATGCACAGCCACATCTCGCTGTTCGACGAGGACGGCAACGCCTTCGCCGACAACGACGACGAGTTCAACCTGAGCGAGACGGCCTACCAGTTCATGGGCGGCATCCTGAACCACGCGAAGGCGTTCACGGCCGTCACCAACCCGACCGTGAACTCCTACAAGCGCCTGGTGCCCGGCTACGAGGCGCCCATCTACGTCGCGTGGTCCGACACGAACCGCTCGGCGCTCGTCCGCGTCCCGGACGCCGCGGGCGTCTCCGCGCGCTTCGAGGTCCGCAGCCCCGACCCGTCCTGTAACCCCTACCTCGGGATGGCGTCGCTCATCGCCGCCGGTCTCGACGGGATCAAGACCGGCGCCGACCCCGGCGACCCGGTCCGCGAGGACATCTACGAGTTCGACGAGGAGAAGCGCGAGGAGTACGGCATCGAGACGCTGCCGCCGAACCTCGGCGCCGCCGTCGAGGAGCTGGAGACCGACGAGGTGCTTCAGGAGGCGCTCGGCCCGCACACCTCCGAGAAGTTCGCCGAGGCGAAGTCCCAGGAGTTCAGCGAGTACCTCACCCAGGTCTCGCAGTGGGAGGAGGACCGCTACCTCGAGACGTTCTGA
- the lrp gene encoding HTH-type transcriptional regulator Lrp produces the protein MTYENLDAKLVNSLLSNGRASLRSLGDELDVSVTTVSNHLRDLEDEGVIRGYTPIVDYDKLGYDVTAVLQLKVEGSALPDVTEKLRQEKQMVSVYEVTGDYDVIAIGKFTDTDGMNDQIKSILTDADIRESNTSVVLNAVTENEQFDLDLNDE, from the coding sequence ATGACGTACGAAAACCTCGACGCCAAACTCGTTAACTCCCTTCTCAGCAACGGCCGCGCGAGCCTCCGGAGCCTCGGTGACGAGCTCGACGTGTCCGTGACCACCGTCTCGAATCACCTCCGCGATCTCGAAGACGAGGGCGTGATCCGGGGGTATACGCCCATCGTCGACTACGACAAGCTCGGCTACGACGTGACGGCGGTGCTCCAGCTGAAGGTGGAGGGAAGCGCGCTCCCCGACGTCACGGAGAAGCTCCGGCAGGAGAAGCAGATGGTGAGCGTCTACGAGGTCACGGGCGACTACGACGTGATCGCGATCGGCAAGTTCACCGACACGGACGGGATGAACGACCAGATCAAGTCGATTCTCACCGACGCCGACATCCGCGAGTCGAACACGAGCGTCGTCTTGAACGCGGTGACGGAGAACGAGCAGTTCGACCTCGACCTCAACGACGAGTAG
- a CDS encoding phosphoglycerate kinase: protein MATFDTIDDLPADERVLVRLDLNSPIEDGAPQDNRRFERHAETVRELAEAGHRVVLLAHQGRPGRDDFTSLSGHADILAEHVGRDVAFVEDTYGDEALSAIDALDAGEILLLENTRMCDDELPEASPEEKADTEFVRTLAPKFDAYVNDAYSAAHRKHASLVGFPLVLPSYAGRVMETEYEANTAIATREFDGPVTMVVGGTKATDVIGVMDALDDRVDRFLLGGVAGELFLRAAGHPVGHDIGDMDLFDEQWEENRELIESVLDERGDAIHLAADLAYEGADGERAEVAVDEIDEKTAGYLDVGSETVAAYEPLVRESDAVFVKGALGVFEDERFADGTVGVLEAIAETDCFSVVGGGDTSRAIEMYGLSEDDFSHVSIAGGAYIRALTGEPLPAVEVLEAAAGRE from the coding sequence ATGGCCACCTTCGACACCATCGACGACCTCCCGGCAGACGAACGCGTCCTCGTTCGGCTCGACCTCAACTCGCCGATCGAGGACGGAGCACCGCAGGACAACCGCCGCTTCGAGCGCCACGCGGAGACGGTCCGCGAGCTCGCCGAGGCGGGCCACCGGGTCGTCCTGCTGGCCCACCAGGGCCGCCCCGGCCGCGACGACTTCACGTCGCTGTCGGGCCACGCCGACATCCTCGCCGAACACGTCGGCCGCGACGTCGCCTTCGTCGAGGACACGTACGGCGACGAGGCGCTTTCGGCCATCGACGCGCTCGATGCGGGCGAAATCCTCCTGTTGGAGAACACTCGGATGTGTGACGACGAACTCCCCGAGGCGTCGCCCGAGGAGAAGGCCGACACGGAGTTCGTCCGGACCTTGGCGCCGAAGTTCGACGCGTACGTCAACGACGCCTACTCGGCCGCCCACCGGAAGCACGCCTCGCTGGTCGGCTTCCCGCTCGTCCTCCCGTCGTACGCCGGCCGCGTGATGGAGACGGAGTACGAGGCCAACACCGCCATCGCGACCCGCGAGTTCGACGGCCCGGTGACGATGGTCGTCGGCGGAACCAAAGCGACCGACGTGATCGGCGTGATGGACGCCTTAGACGACCGGGTCGACCGGTTCCTCCTCGGCGGCGTCGCCGGCGAGCTCTTCTTGCGCGCCGCGGGCCACCCCGTCGGGCACGACATCGGGGACATGGACCTGTTCGACGAGCAGTGGGAGGAGAACCGCGAGCTGATCGAGTCCGTGCTCGACGAGCGCGGCGACGCGATCCACCTCGCCGCGGACCTCGCGTACGAGGGGGCCGACGGCGAGCGCGCGGAGGTCGCCGTCGACGAGATCGACGAGAAGACCGCGGGGTACCTCGACGTGGGATCGGAGACGGTCGCGGCCTACGAGCCGCTCGTCCGCGAGTCCGACGCGGTGTTCGTGAAGGGGGCGCTCGGCGTCTTCGAGGACGAGCGGTTCGCCGACGGCACCGTCGGCGTGCTCGAGGCCATCGCGGAGACCGACTGCTTCTCGGTCGTCGGGGGCGGCGACACCTCCCGGGCGATCGAGATGTACGGCCTGAGCGAGGACGACTTCTCGCACGTCTCCATCGCGGGCGGGGCGTACATCCGCGCGCTGACGGGCGAGCCGCTGCCGGCCGTGGAGGTCCTGGAAGCGGCGGCCGGGCGGGAGTAG
- the gap gene encoding type I glyceraldehyde-3-phosphate dehydrogenase, which translates to MSKSYLDAADDVSDDEVVRVGLNGFGRIGRNVFRAVLEAPRIELVGINDVMEFNDMAYLAKYDTVMGRLDGVERDGDALTIGGTSVPLYNVQDPADLPWDELDVDVALECTGVFRTREDASAHLDGGADTVIISAPPKGEKPVKQLVYGVNHDEYDGDDVISNASCTTNSITPVAKVLDAEFGIDAGTLTTVHAYTGSQALIDGPKAKTRRGRAAAENIVPTSTGAAGAAQKVLPQLDGKIDGMAMRVPVASGSITEFVVSLDETVTAEEVNAAFRDAADSGPLAGVLGYTDDEVVSSDIVGLPFSSYVDLGSTNVIAGGKLLKILTWYDNEYGFSNRMLDMAAYVHDEA; encoded by the coding sequence ATGAGTAAATCGTACCTCGATGCGGCGGACGACGTGAGCGACGACGAGGTCGTGCGGGTCGGTCTCAACGGGTTCGGTCGGATCGGACGGAACGTGTTCCGCGCGGTGCTGGAGGCGCCGCGGATCGAGCTCGTCGGCATCAACGACGTGATGGAGTTCAACGACATGGCGTACCTCGCGAAGTACGACACCGTCATGGGGCGGCTCGACGGCGTCGAGCGCGACGGCGACGCGCTGACGATCGGCGGCACCTCGGTCCCGCTGTACAACGTGCAGGACCCCGCGGACCTCCCGTGGGACGAGCTCGACGTCGACGTCGCCCTGGAGTGCACGGGCGTCTTCCGGACGCGCGAGGACGCGAGCGCGCACCTCGACGGCGGCGCGGACACCGTGATCATCTCGGCGCCGCCGAAGGGCGAGAAGCCGGTCAAGCAGCTCGTCTACGGCGTCAACCACGACGAGTACGACGGCGACGACGTGATCTCGAACGCCTCCTGTACGACGAACTCCATCACGCCGGTCGCGAAGGTGCTCGACGCGGAGTTCGGCATCGACGCCGGCACCCTCACCACCGTCCACGCCTACACCGGCTCGCAGGCGCTCATCGACGGCCCGAAGGCGAAGACGCGCCGCGGGCGCGCGGCCGCCGAGAACATCGTGCCGACCTCGACGGGCGCGGCCGGCGCGGCACAGAAGGTCCTCCCGCAGCTGGACGGGAAGATCGACGGGATGGCGATGCGCGTCCCGGTCGCGAGCGGCTCCATCACCGAGTTCGTCGTCAGCCTCGACGAGACCGTCACCGCGGAGGAGGTCAACGCCGCCTTCCGCGACGCAGCCGACTCCGGTCCGCTCGCGGGCGTGCTCGGCTACACCGACGACGAGGTCGTCTCCAGCGACATCGTCGGCCTCCCGTTCTCCAGCTACGTCGACCTGGGGTCGACGAACGTCATCGCCGGCGGGAAGCTCCTGAAGATCCTCACCTGGTACGACAACGAGTACGGCTTCTCGAACCGGATGCTCGACATGGCCGCGTACGTCCACGACGAGGCGTAA
- a CDS encoding Hsp20/alpha crystallin family protein produces MDRDDRDDPFGDFFEEIERMMNEMAGGEPGTEDAGFGSATHVDAYATDDGVRLVADLPAVSKEELSLQCDGEALTISAASDRREYDETVDLPVPVDEHSANATFNNGVLEVTFDRDDDSASIDLE; encoded by the coding sequence ATGGATAGAGACGACCGTGACGATCCGTTCGGCGATTTCTTCGAGGAGATCGAACGGATGATGAACGAGATGGCGGGCGGCGAACCGGGCACCGAGGACGCCGGCTTCGGGTCGGCGACGCACGTGGACGCGTACGCCACCGACGACGGCGTGCGGCTCGTCGCCGACCTCCCGGCCGTCTCGAAGGAAGAGCTCTCCCTGCAGTGCGACGGCGAGGCGCTCACCATCTCCGCGGCCTCCGACCGGCGGGAGTACGACGAGACCGTCGACCTCCCCGTCCCGGTCGACGAGCACTCCGCGAACGCGACGTTCAACAACGGCGTCCTCGAGGTCACGTTCGACCGCGACGACGACTCCGCGTCGATCGACCTCGAGTAG
- a CDS encoding RimK family alpha-L-glutamate ligase, which produces MLRLAMTTDAETFDRVREPLASRGIAVEHVQAKERSLRVSGGERGEGGKESDGDAEFDGFDVGLVYPSRLMEGAVVDARLSVPWVNGRDAVLASRNKAGALAALDDAGLPTPRTTLVSNPVDEAVVTDAVSSFSYPVVVKPNSATRGVGVATAADLDSLLGVVDYLNLVHDYRATGDKSYLIQEFLPDARDYRAMVVDGAYAGAVRRELPDDAREAGRWKHNVHRGAEATGVDLPERARELAERAADVLGIDYLGVDLLATGDRLVVNETNARPTVDAATKYEPDFYDRLAELIERTAGRN; this is translated from the coding sequence ATGCTCCGGCTGGCGATGACGACCGACGCGGAGACGTTCGACCGGGTGCGCGAGCCGCTCGCGAGTCGCGGAATCGCCGTCGAGCACGTGCAGGCGAAGGAGCGGTCGCTCCGCGTCTCGGGCGGGGAGCGCGGCGAGGGCGGGAAGGAAAGCGACGGCGACGCCGAGTTCGACGGCTTCGACGTCGGCCTCGTCTACCCCTCGCGGCTCATGGAGGGCGCCGTCGTCGACGCGCGGCTGTCGGTCCCGTGGGTGAACGGCCGCGACGCCGTCCTCGCCTCCCGGAATAAGGCGGGCGCGCTCGCCGCGCTCGACGACGCCGGACTCCCGACGCCGCGGACGACGCTGGTGTCGAACCCCGTCGACGAGGCGGTCGTCACCGACGCCGTGTCGTCGTTCTCGTACCCCGTCGTCGTCAAGCCGAACTCCGCGACACGGGGCGTCGGCGTCGCGACCGCCGCCGACCTCGACTCCCTCCTCGGCGTCGTCGACTACCTGAACCTCGTCCACGACTACCGCGCGACCGGCGACAAGTCGTACCTGATCCAGGAGTTCCTCCCCGACGCGCGCGACTACCGCGCGATGGTCGTCGACGGCGCGTACGCCGGCGCGGTGCGCCGGGAACTCCCCGACGACGCCCGCGAGGCGGGCCGGTGGAAGCACAACGTCCACCGCGGCGCCGAGGCGACCGGCGTCGACCTCCCGGAGCGCGCTCGGGAGCTGGCCGAGCGGGCGGCCGACGTCCTCGGTATCGACTACCTCGGCGTCGACCTGCTCGCGACGGGCGACCGGCTCGTCGTCAACGAGACCAACGCGCGCCCGACAGTGGACGCGGCGACGAAGTATGAGCCCGATTTCTACGACCGGCTCGCGGAGCTCATCGAGCGGACGGCGGGGAGGAACTGA
- the eif1A gene encoding translation initiation factor eIF-1A, whose protein sequence is MSDGDGDGRNDLRMPDDDEVFAEVVEMLGANRVRVRCADGKERTARIPGRMQKRVWIREDDIVLVEPWDWQDEKGDIAWRYEKSEAEQLREEGHLG, encoded by the coding sequence ATGAGCGACGGAGACGGCGACGGCCGAAACGACCTCCGGATGCCCGACGACGACGAGGTGTTCGCGGAGGTCGTCGAGATGCTCGGCGCGAACCGGGTCCGCGTCCGCTGTGCGGACGGGAAAGAGCGGACCGCGCGCATCCCCGGGCGGATGCAGAAGCGCGTCTGGATCCGCGAGGACGACATCGTCCTCGTTGAGCCGTGGGACTGGCAAGACGAGAAGGGCGACATCGCGTGGCGCTACGAGAAGAGCGAGGCGGAACAGCTCCGCGAGGAAGGCCACCTGGGGTAG
- a CDS encoding cryptochrome/photolyase family protein translates to MSDDAVLWLLGDQLNPELDVLDDADEVLLIEAHGFADRKPYHAHKLTLVFSAMRHFRDELRERGRDVTYLTAESFGEGLEEFLTDRSDPDLRLMRPASHGAAERLRELVAERGGSLELLDNELFWTTPSDWREWAGSPDDGSEGESGTESVLDEDGTAARSYRQESWYRHVRRETGVLMDGDEPVGGEWNYDDLNQETPPDDWEPPERPGFEPDELTRETHAWVRDRFDTWGEDALDGFAWPVTREEARAALDAFVRERLPSFGRYEDAMVTGEPFLSHSLLSVPINLGLLHPREPVRAVEAAYERRGVEPGGYDPDDDPAAGGGSGTTLDAFAEGGTEGEDGVGAGDSGGDDRLSVPLNAAEGFIRQVIGWREFTRHVYREAMPALADANQLDQSRELPPAYWDGDTEMRCLSEAVDHVREYGYAHHIERLMVLSNFALLYGADPADVNEWFHLGFVDAYHWVTTPNVVAMGSFGTDVLSSKPYAASGSYVNRMSDYCASCPYAVSRTTGEGACPFNALYWDFLKDKEKTLRGTGRMGLMYSHVDDKDDAEWAAIRERAETVRDLAKRGDL, encoded by the coding sequence ATGAGCGACGACGCCGTCCTCTGGCTGCTCGGCGATCAGCTCAACCCCGAGCTCGACGTCCTCGACGACGCCGACGAGGTGCTGCTGATCGAGGCGCACGGCTTCGCCGACCGGAAGCCGTACCACGCCCACAAGCTGACGCTCGTCTTCTCCGCGATGCGCCACTTCCGGGACGAGCTCCGCGAGCGCGGCCGCGACGTGACGTACCTGACGGCCGAGTCGTTCGGCGAGGGCCTCGAGGAGTTCCTGACCGACCGCTCCGACCCCGACCTCCGACTGATGCGCCCCGCGAGCCACGGCGCCGCCGAGCGCCTCCGCGAGCTCGTCGCCGAGCGAGGCGGGTCGCTGGAGCTGTTGGATAACGAGCTGTTCTGGACGACGCCGAGCGACTGGCGGGAGTGGGCGGGGAGTCCGGACGATGGGAGCGAGGGCGAGAGCGGGACGGAGTCGGTCCTCGACGAGGACGGCACCGCCGCCCGGAGCTACCGACAGGAGAGCTGGTACCGCCACGTCCGCCGCGAGACGGGCGTGCTGATGGACGGCGACGAGCCGGTCGGCGGCGAGTGGAACTACGACGACCTGAACCAAGAGACCCCGCCGGACGACTGGGAGCCGCCGGAGCGGCCGGGGTTCGAGCCCGACGAACTCACCCGAGAGACGCACGCGTGGGTCCGCGACCGGTTCGACACGTGGGGGGAGGACGCGCTGGACGGGTTCGCGTGGCCGGTCACCAGAGAGGAGGCCCGGGCCGCGCTCGACGCGTTCGTTCGGGAGCGGCTGCCGTCGTTCGGGCGGTACGAGGACGCGATGGTGACGGGGGAGCCGTTCCTCTCGCACTCCCTGCTCTCGGTCCCGATCAACCTCGGACTCCTCCACCCGCGCGAACCGGTCCGGGCGGTGGAGGCAGCCTACGAGCGGCGCGGGGTCGAGCCCGGCGGGTACGACCCCGACGACGACCCCGCGGCGGGCGGCGGTTCGGGGACGACGCTCGACGCGTTCGCGGAGGGCGGAACCGAGGGAGAGGACGGAGTCGGCGCGGGCGACAGCGGCGGCGACGACCGTCTCTCGGTTCCGCTGAACGCGGCCGAGGGGTTCATCAGGCAGGTGATCGGCTGGCGGGAGTTCACGCGACACGTCTACCGCGAGGCGATGCCGGCGCTGGCGGACGCGAATCAGCTGGATCAGTCGCGGGAGCTCCCGCCGGCGTACTGGGACGGGGACACGGAGATGCGGTGCCTCTCCGAGGCGGTCGACCACGTCCGCGAGTACGGGTACGCCCACCACATCGAGCGGCTGATGGTGCTGTCGAACTTCGCGCTGCTCTACGGCGCCGACCCCGCCGACGTGAACGAGTGGTTCCACCTCGGCTTCGTGGATGCGTACCACTGGGTGACGACGCCGAACGTCGTCGCGATGGGGTCGTTCGGGACCGACGTGCTCTCCTCGAAGCCGTACGCCGCCTCGGGGAGCTACGTGAACCGGATGAGCGACTACTGCGCGTCGTGCCCCTACGCCGTCTCCCGGACGACGGGCGAGGGCGCGTGCCCGTTCAACGCGCTCTACTGGGACTTCCTGAAGGACAAGGAGAAGACGCTCCGCGGCACCGGCCGGATGGGACTGATGTACTCGCACGTCGACGACAAAGACGACGCGGAGTGGGCCGCGATCCGCGAGCGGGCGGAGACGGTTCGGGACCTCGCGAAGCGCGGAGATTTATAA